The Blastocatellia bacterium genomic sequence TTGATGGCGCTATGTTTGACACAACAAGCAGCGATCACCCAAGGGCAGACGGTCTACGCCTTCAAGCGCGAGTTATTTCGTCAGCCCATCCCGAACCAACTCCCTTTTTTGGAGCACTTTTTGGTCGCTGCGTAGTTTCAGGTTATGAGTTAAGTCTCCGGGCCAGGCAATCAACCTCTTTGCCGGCCTTTCTCGGATCGACCTTGCGCGGCGCGTTCGGACACGCGCTGAAGGACGCGGTCTGCCTGATGAGCCACCGCGATTGCAGTCATTGTTTAGTCGCCGACCGCTGCATCTATCCTTATCTCTTCGAGACGCCGGCGCCGGCTGATGTGCCGCAGTTGCGCGGCCAGCAGCAAGCGCCGCACCCGTTCATCCTGGCGCCGCCGGGTTTGTTGAAATCGGCTGGCGACAGGTCCTCTGCCAAAAAAGAACATCTCCCGCAACCGAGCAGTCAAGCCGTGTCGAGCCATTCGACGGCAAGCTTGAAGCGAGGGCTGCCGGGCGGCGTACCGGTCTTGCGCAAAGCGTCGCCAGTCATGCCGGGAGAGATGCGAATGTCGAGTTCGCCACCCAACGAGCGCTTGAAGTTTGCGGCGGGCGATGAGTTGCGCTTCCGCCTGACGTTGATGGGGCGAGCGACCGATTATCTATCTTATGTGATCTACGCGGTGAGCGAGATGGCGCGGCGCGGCCTGGGTTATGAGCGCGCCGGGTTTGCGCTCGGCAGCGTCGCCGTGCTTGATGAGTTTGGCGAGCTTGAGACGATTTACACAGCGAGCGACCGGCGCAGCCTCGTCCCCATTGATGCGGTAAGCAACTTGAGCGACCTGCTCGAAGCGCGTTTGCAAGAACTTGAACGCGATGGGAGCAGGCCGGGCGACAGGGTGAAGCTGCGGTTTACAACGCCGACCCGCATTCGCGTCGAAGGCGATTTGCAAACCAGTTTGAGTTTCGAGCTATTGATCAGAAACCTCTTGCGGCGCGTGTCGATGTTGATTGCCGTGCATGGTGAGTCGCGGCTCGATTTGGATTACAAAGGGCTGATCGCCCGCGCCGCCAGCGTTCGCATCCATCAAGCATCGTTGAGCTGGCACGATTGGCAGCGTTACTCGAACCGCCAGGAGACGAAGATGAAGCTGGGCGGCTTCATCGGCGATATCGAATACAGAGGCGAAGCGATAGCCGAATTCCTGCCGCTGCTGGTTGCGGGAGAAATCCTGCACGTCGGCACCGGCACGAGTTTCGGATTAGGCAAGTATGAGATGGTCGGGTGAAGCGATTCGAGTTGAGTTGAATTCTTCATAAGCGTCCCTGCGTGAAGTGAGAGGCAGCGGCAGGCGCGGCATTAGCAGGCAGAGAGAAAGCAACAGGATGAAGCCATCTTTGCAAAAAACTGAAGAGACAATGAAGACAACCGAGCGCGGGTTGACAACGCCTTCCATGCGAACGACGCTCGCTGAAGCCTTGAGCCGAATGTTCGCCTTTGAGAAAGGCGGCGGCATCAAGTCGGTGCTGCTTTTCGGATGGAGCCTGGCGGTCTTCAGTTGGTTCGTAGATTCCCTGTTGCCTTTGGGACAAGAGTTGAGCCAGTACATGATGAACTGGCTGCGGGGCAACGCGCCGGCGCATCATTTTTCAGAACCCGGAATGAAGCTGCTGTTGCCTGGGTTAGTGTTTCTTCTAACCATTGCGGGACTGGCATACAATGCCTGGCGCAATGCCAAACCGCATATCTACCAGTCAATCGTTCCCGATCTCCACAAAGGCTTGATCGTGCAATTGAGCGCTTACAGCAATCGTGGCCCCGGCGTGCAAAGCCGCTATGAATCTGCCGAGCAAATCCGGCAAGCTGCGTTGAAAGGCGATCTCGACCTTGCAGAGATTTTCAAGAGCAACTGGGGACAGCTTGCCTTTGCGGTGCGCTACCACGCGCCGGTGTTGCGATATTGCTGGATCATTTGCACGGATGGAGAAAGCGGTTCCAGCCGGAGCTACGCCGCTGAAAGTTTAATCAAGGCCATCGTCAAACGCGAATCGGGTCGTGATGTCGCCTGCTTTGCGGTGGAGCTTATGGATGAAAACGACATCGGCCAGGCGGCAGAAGCGGTGAGCCACATTTATCGCCAGTTGCGCGAGACCGCGCCGGAACTGAAGGCGTCAGACCTGATTGCCGACTTCACCGGCGGCACCGCAGCAATGAGCGGCGGCATGGTCCTGGCGACCTTGCAGGAAGACCGCGAGATCGAATATCTCCGCCGCGGCATAACATTGGCAACCGAGCTAGATGCGGCGGCAGTGCAAGCGCAACGCATCATCATCTCGCCGCGCACCTCACGCGGCATGGTCGATTTGTTCGCGAGAAGATGATCGCATTTGAGGAAGAGAAGAAAGGAATTTAATCATGCCTAGCGAAAAGCTGGAAACCAGTAAAGTGGAACACCTTCTACTCTTGGTTGGTGAGAATCCCTTGCCGAACGCAATAGCAGGTAATTTGTTAGTTGCGCCGACAGGGAAAATTACGCTTCTTCACTCTACAGAAACTGTCCAAGCTGCTCAGAAGTTGCAAGGCTGGTTTTCGAAGCGAGGAATGAATATCGAATTGAAAAAGATTGAAGAGTCTAATCCGGTTTCGATTACCCAGGGGGTCTTTGAGAGGCTAGATAAACGAAACGCATCATCGGTCGGGCTTAACTATACTGGTGGGACCAAAGCGATGGCAGTTCATGCATATCGCGCATTGGAAAAATGGGCAAAGGCAAAAAATCTTTCTCCAATTTTCAGTTATCTTGACGCTCGAACACTCAGCCTTGTCATTGATCCCGGAGATGGAGAGAGTCACGATGTTCAAATAGAGTATGTCGGACGCCACGTTATCATGGAATTGAGGGAACTGATGAAATTGCACGGGTGGCTGTTGTCACATCCTCCTGTCACAACCCCTGTGTTGCCTCAGTCAGCTAAAACATTGGCTGATGTTTATGCCGATATTGCTCTGGCAGATCAATATAAGGATTGGAAGCACAATCACTTGAACCCAAAATGCCGCATCAACCCTTATGCTTGGAACAAAAACGAAAACACTTTGCGCACAGTTAGATTGGATTTCTCTAGTGCTCCTTCTGCATTCACTGCTTCTTTGCTTGATGAATTGAATCAACCTAATCAAAGCATACTTATCGGAGATGTTATGCGTGTTTGCGGGTTCACCAAAGCTGAGAATGTTTGCGAATGGTTAGACGGCAAGTGGCTTGAGCATCATATACTCGACGTGCTCAACCCTTTGAAGAACAAACTTCATTTGCACGAATGCGCTCTCAATGTCGAAACCAAAGATGTGCAGTTTGAAGTTGATGTGATTGCGATGCGCGGCTATCAACTCTTTGCCTTTTCTTGTAGTACAGACACTGATAGCAAAGGCGGAAAGCAGATTTTGAAGAAGAAGCTCTTTGAAGCCTACATTCGTGCCAGACAACTTGGTGGCAGCGAAGCTCGTGTAGCGCTGGTCTGTGCTGCCAATTATCCGGAAAGGATCGAGGCTGAGATGAAGCGTGACGTTGATCAGGAAGGGCGCATTCGTGTATTTGGCCGCCCTGACCTTGCCAACCTCAATTTTCATATTGAACAGTGGGTTCTATCCCAAAGTGGAGAATAGCGATGAATAAAATATACCTCGTTATTGTTGATACAACGCAGATTCAGCCCTATGTTTTCGGCAGCAACCGCCTACGCGAGAACGTAGGGGCATCGCACCTTGTCGCACAAGCTACGGGCGAATGGGCTTTGCAAACCGTAAATAGTGTGGCAACAGCGAACAATATTAACAATATTCAGACAGGCACATTGGATAATGACAAATGGATTGAACGCAACGGACTGGACGCTGAAATTCTATACGCAGGTGGCGGAAATACGGTTGTCCTGTTTCGTGATGAAACAGGAGCAACTAACTTTATCAAGAAATTGTCACGCAAAGCTTTGACAGATGCGCCGAATCTGCAACTGGTCATTGAATGCTTGCCACTTGATTGGGAAAACGGATCGCTTGTCACAAAGATTGATGAAGGGTTCAAAGAATTGGCAAGGCAGAAACGCTCGCGGTCCGCATCGGCTCCGTTGCTGGGTTTGGGTGTGAGCATGATGTGTCAATCAACGGGGCTTCCGGTTGCCGGAATTGCCCAACCGATTCCCACAGACCCGACATCGTTCTATCCTGCGTCTGCGGAAATCCTCGCCAAGCTGAGAGCTACGGACAAGGCCAACAAGCGTTTAGAAGAGATGTTCGCAGATGTGCTGACAAATTCTTACGAGTTTCCTCGTGAACTTGATGAGTTGGGGCGCACAAGCGGCGACTACAGCTACATCGCCGTTGTTCACGCTGACGGCGACGGGATGGGCAAACGCATTCAACAAATCGGAAGTAATTATCGCCAAGCGGATGCAAACGGCAGTTATTCGCAGCAAAATAGAAACTACATCACGGCGCTGCGCAAGTTTTCCGTAGCCGTTGAAAAGTCCGCGAAGAAAGCATTGATTGGTGCCTTGACGACTTTGAAATTAAGTATCAACACTCAAGGCGAAATCACCCATTCAAATCCTAGTGTTGCGGAATGCGATTCGGGTCCCGCGCCTATAAAACTTAGATTGGGTAATTACAAATACACTTTGCCTGTGCGTCCGATAGTTTTCGGCGGTGATGACCTGACATTCATTTGCGACGGACGAATCGGTTTGACGTTGGCACTTGAGTACGTCAAAAAATTTGCACAGGAGACTGGGCAGAATACCGATTGCGGACGGCTCACGGCTTGCGCAGGTGTAGCAATGGTCAAATCGCATTATCCATTTGCCCGTGCCTATTCGCTTGCAGAAAATTTATGCCGTTCTGCTAAACAATATCGGCGCGAAATTGCGGACGATTGGGATGGCGCATGCATCGATTGGCACTTCGCGTTGAGTGGACTTGCAGGAGACATCAAAGAGATACGGGAGCGTGAATACATGGTACAGGGCAATAGGCTTTTCCTTCGCCCCGTAACACTCGAAGCGAATCCCACAAATGAGAATTTTCGATCCTGGAATGTCGTTAGAGAGGCGATCAAATCTTTTCAAGGAGAGGAATGGTCAACCAAGCGAAATAAGGTCAAGGCATTGCGTGATGCACTCAGGGAAGGCGATGAAGCGGTCCAGCATTTTCGCACGATGTTCTCGCTGGCAAATTTGCCTGATTTGGGCAGCGATGAATTGAATGATTTCAGAGACAAGGGTTGGCGAGGATGGTCTAACACAGGCGGCGGCATCTGCGGCTACTTCGATGCGATTGAGGCGATGGATTGGTTCATGCTTTTGGAAGGAGGCGAGGCTGATGAGAATGGAGATACACCTGAAGCTCACCAGTGATGCGACTTTTGGTCGCGGCGATGGCGTAGCAGGATTGATAGATTCGGAAGTCGAACACGACGAATACGGGTTGCCTTATCTGCGCGGGCGAACGCTTAAAGGTCTGCTGGTTGAAGAGTGCGCCAATATCCTTTATGCGCTACAAGGTTCTGCCGCATTATCTCGTTTTGAGTCGGCAGCCCAGTTTCTCTTCGGCAAAGCTGGCAGCACTCTTTCGGATGACGCACTGATGCGTGTCGGCGCGGCTTTGCTGCCCGAAGAATTGCGCCAAGCAGTGAGGGCGGATATAAAAGCAATCCCGCCCCGTTTAACACCTGATGAAGTTTTGCAATCGCTGACCGCGATTCGTCGTCAAACTACCGTCGATGACAAAACCGGCGCTCCTGAAAAGAACAGCTTGCGCTCGTTGCGAGTGATTTTGCGTGAGACCGTTTTCATTGCGCGATTGGATTTCGACCGGAACCCAGATGATGAGGCAAAGGCGTTGCTTGCGGCTTGCGTGATGTCGTTGCGGCGCGCAGGAACGGGGCGCAATCGAGGGCGCGGACGACTTGAATCCAGCCTGTGCGATGCACAAGGCAATGACGTTTCCGCTAAGCATTTCAATCGCTTCAAGTCAGTCATAACAGCCAACCATCAAGGAGTAGCGCAATGAAAGCCATCACCTACAAAATTACGCTGCTTGAGCCAACCTTAGTGACAGAGTTGGAGGGTGATCCGAACAGCGCAGTCGCCTTTGACCACTTGCCAGGAGGTGTTTTACGCGGCGCGATCATCAAGAACTATTTACAGCAACGTGGCGCGATAGACCTCGCCGCAAATGCTGAAGCGCGCCGCTTTTTTTTCAACGATATGACGTGCTATTTGAACGGCTACATTCTTGATGATCATAACATCAGGACTCTGCCTGTCCCAAGATCGTGGCAGTACGAAAAAGGCAAAGAGGAAGATGCGCCCCGTTATGACTTCGCGCTTGGCGACCCAGATGAAAATACCGCTCCCGAAGATGAAAAGAAGCAATGGAAAGGGGAGAAAAAGCCTTTTTGCAGCATCATTCTTGATGAAGATGGTCCCAAGGTTCGCTTCTTTCAGCCTTCACGTTGGGTCGCCCTCCATACGGCGAGGACAAGAAGATTCGGACGCGCAATGCGAAAAAATCCAAACTTTAGACCAGATGACACGCCGGGCGCAGTTTTTCGCTATGACGCATTGGCTGAAGGTCAATCGTTCGCGGCAGCAATTCTGTGTAACGATGGAGATGCGCAGGCGTTGAAAGACTTGATTGAAGGCGAAGCCACCTTGGGCAAATCACGCAGCGGCGGCTACGGCAGAGTCCGATTTCATGATCCGCAGATCGACAATAATTGGAGCGAGTTTAATGTTGGCCAGTTGCAATCATCGGACGATGGAGAAATTTTTGCCGGGCAGTTGATCATCACACTTTTGAGCGATGCTTTGCTCCGGGACTCAGAAAGCGGGCAGTTTGTCGTGGATGCCGAAACTGTGACGGCTGCGTTGAACGATACGTTGCAATCTTCGCTCGGTGCCCCACTCGCCTTTATGAGCCAGCGAGTAGTGGGAGGGTTCAATCGCAAATGGGGGCTGCCTCTGCCTCAAGTTTTTGCAACTTCCATGGGTAGCGTCTTTGCTTACGAATCGGCTTCCGTCAAGTTGAGCAAACTTCGAGAACTCATAGAAAAAGGGATTGGAGAAAGACGCGCGGAAGGGTTCGGGCGTGTTGCTGTCAATTGGCAGAATCAGGCTGAATTGAATGTTGATGAATCGAGACAGCGAATTTCAACCTCATCCATACCCCTTACAGCAGGCTCAAAGGGTGAGGCGCTAGCAAGACGAATGGCAGAACAGTTACTCCGCCAGCGATTGGACGAAAAGCTCGTGACGCAAGCGAAGAATAAGATCCTCAGCAATGCACCTAATCCTTCGCAATTGTCACGCTTGCGAAACATCATCCACGACGAATTGATGAGCGCAACGCCGAACCCGAATAGAGTTAGAACTTTTCTTAGCAATCAACGCAGCACGGCAAGAAAACAATACGAGAGGGCGCGCATAAGTGGTGAGCGATTGTTTGATTGGCTTAATACCCAATCGCAAGCGACAAGCGAGCAACAGTTTTTCAGCCTGCTTGGTATGGCCACAACAGGCAGACAGAGAGCTAAAGATTTGCGAAGCGTTGGCGGCATCGATCCTGTTCTTACCAGTGCGATTCGCAATGAGTACGTCCTGCGCTTCATTGACACAGTTCTTGCCCGTGCTATCAAAAATAGGAGAAGAGAGGGCGAATGATTATGTCTTCAGCAATGTGGTCAGGCAATGCTTCACGCAAAATCGTTGAACGCATCGTTGTCGAAGGCGAATTGATCTTAGAGACGCCAGCGCATTTTGGAAATGGTGATGGTGATGACATAACGGATATGCCGCTTCTGGTTGATACCTTCGACGGCAAAACCCCTCTGCTAACAGGCGCTTCGATAACAGGCGCGCTACGAAGCTATTTACGAGAACGAGAGCACGGATTTCGAGCCTCGGCTCACAGGACTTCTAAAAGTGTGCTCTTATTGGGGAGTTTAAAAAGCGATGACGAAGGCGAACAAAGCCCTTTGATAGTAGATGACGCACGCGGGATCAATCCGAAAATAGATATGCGTAATGGCGTTAAGCTCAATCCCTCCAGCCGCACGGCTGAAAATGATGCCCTTTTTGATATGCAACTTTGGCAAGCTGGGACAAAGTTTCCGTTGCGATTCGAGTTAGCGATTCGAGCAACTGATAATGCTCCACAAATAAAGACATCTCTGGCTTCTGCGCTGAAAGGATTCGATGATGGAAGTATTACGCTCGGCGCGCGCAAGAGACGCGGCTACGGCAGAGTGCGCGTTGACGCATGGCGGGTGAAGAGCTATAGCCTAAAGACAATAAATGGGCTGATTGATTGGATTGAAAATGGCAGTAAACCGCTTTCAGTAGCTCCGACAAACGACATCAACGCGGCTCTTGGCACAGGCGATTTAATTGATGATGCTCGCAGAGTTTTTCAAATCAAAGCAACTTTCGCACTGGACGGCTCATTGTTAATCCGCTCCGGCAGCGGCAGAGATGACAAAGAGCCTGATATGGTTTATTTGTCCGCCTGTCAATCCGATGGCTCTACACGACCGATTCTTTCAGGCACAAGCCTTGGCGGCGCACTCAGAGCGCGGGCCACAAAGATAGCCAAATCACTCGACCGATTGGGCAATATGCAAACACTGATTGATAGGTTGTTTGGCGCTGAAATGAATAAGCGAGGCAATCGCGCAATTGCCAACATAGCCAACCCCACAGCTAGTCGAGTCACTGTGCGCGAAGAGATTGTGAAAGACAGCAAAACAGATCTTGTTCAGAATCGTGTCAGCATAGACCGTTTCACGGCAGGCGCGCGCGATACGGCTCTGTTCAACGAGCAGCCTGTTTTTGGGGGTGAAGTTATTGTTGATGTGCAGTTGGCAAATCCCAAGAACGAGGAAATAGGATTGCTCTTGCTTTTGCTCAAAGACCTGTGGACTGGCGACCTTCCGCTGGGCGGCGAATCGAGCGTCGGGCGCGGACGCTTAAAGGGCAAGAAGGCCGAGTTGATTTATAAAACTCCCGACACTCAGGATGGCAGTTTTCAGTGGTTACTGGAGGCGAGTGCGAATGCCTTGAGCATACCTGACGAAGCGCGCGAAAGATTGGAGGACTATATTGCCACATTCAAAACACATTTGAGGGGGCCAACGAATGACACGCGAAATTAAATCACTGCCTGCCGTTGTGAAACTAATCCCGGCGGACAACATCACAGACTTAAAAGATTGGTTACAGATTCAAGCAACTGCATACAGCTTGATATATATGTTGGCTCATGCTGACGATGGGGTTATATGGGGCAGAATGAACGGTGGCCAACTTGAAACTTCAAACGATGCGGTCCCAAGTATATCGCCGCCCCTGCGATTGAAGACATTGCAATCGGTGAGGCTGTTTTCAGCACAAGGCGAACTGCTGTTGTGGCGTGTTGAAGAAATCCGTTATCGCAGCCGCTTAATTCATAATCTGCAAGGCGGTGAGACGAGCGACTGGGATGAAGCGTTCGACGAGCCGCAACTCTTGTGGGGAACGCCAGATGAACAATTGCCCAACGGATTTACCTTGCTCCGAGACGGCGCGCAGGGCTTGCGGCACGCGGTCCCCCTACAGCTTGCTTTGAACAGAGCAATCAATCCACGTTTAATTGTGCGGCATTACTTGACGAAAGAGAATTTTGCTCGCGTAGCCGCCAGCCGTCTTGTGAATATAGAAGCCTGATTCAGGAGGAGAAAAGATGAGTTTACCTAAGCATAAAAACCCAACGAGAACTGACCGCAAAGCCACTGCGCCGTACAACTTCGTTCCGCTCCCCGAAAAAGTGGTCACGGCAATAGATGACGCTGAGAAGCTTCCTGACCACGATACCTATGCAAACGCAGGCTATGCGAACACCGGCTATTTCGTTGTGGAGCTAGAGACCAAATCGCCAATGTACGTGCGTTGCGCGTTGACACGGCGTGAGTTTGAGCTTGATGAAGAAGGCAAAGACCGCAATGGGAATCTTGTAAATGACCAAACGCGAATTGAAAACCGTATCAAGAACACGCCGCATTTCTTCTATACTGTCAATCAAGAAGAACCTGTAATACCGGGCAGCAGCCTACGCGGAATGTTGCGAAACCTGCTGGAGATTGTCAGCTACGGCAAGGTTCAGTGGGTTACTGATAAGCAACTGTTCTTTCGGACT encodes the following:
- the cas6 gene encoding CRISPR system precrRNA processing endoribonuclease RAMP protein Cas6; its protein translation is MPAFLGSTLRGAFGHALKDAVCLMSHRDCSHCLVADRCIYPYLFETPAPADVPQLRGQQQAPHPFILAPPGLLKSAGDRSSAKKEHLPQPSSQAVSSHSTASLKRGLPGGVPVLRKASPVMPGEMRMSSSPPNERLKFAAGDELRFRLTLMGRATDYLSYVIYAVSEMARRGLGYERAGFALGSVAVLDEFGELETIYTASDRRSLVPIDAVSNLSDLLEARLQELERDGSRPGDRVKLRFTTPTRIRVEGDLQTSLSFELLIRNLLRRVSMLIAVHGESRLDLDYKGLIARAASVRIHQASLSWHDWQRYSNRQETKMKLGGFIGDIEYRGEAIAEFLPLLVAGEILHVGTGTSFGLGKYEMVG
- a CDS encoding DUF1887 family CARF protein; this translates as MPSEKLETSKVEHLLLLVGENPLPNAIAGNLLVAPTGKITLLHSTETVQAAQKLQGWFSKRGMNIELKKIEESNPVSITQGVFERLDKRNASSVGLNYTGGTKAMAVHAYRALEKWAKAKNLSPIFSYLDARTLSLVIDPGDGESHDVQIEYVGRHVIMELRELMKLHGWLLSHPPVTTPVLPQSAKTLADVYADIALADQYKDWKHNHLNPKCRINPYAWNKNENTLRTVRLDFSSAPSAFTASLLDELNQPNQSILIGDVMRVCGFTKAENVCEWLDGKWLEHHILDVLNPLKNKLHLHECALNVETKDVQFEVDVIAMRGYQLFAFSCSTDTDSKGGKQILKKKLFEAYIRARQLGGSEARVALVCAANYPERIEAEMKRDVDQEGRIRVFGRPDLANLNFHIEQWVLSQSGE
- a CDS encoding RAMP superfamily CRISPR-associated protein, which translates into the protein MRMEIHLKLTSDATFGRGDGVAGLIDSEVEHDEYGLPYLRGRTLKGLLVEECANILYALQGSAALSRFESAAQFLFGKAGSTLSDDALMRVGAALLPEELRQAVRADIKAIPPRLTPDEVLQSLTAIRRQTTVDDKTGAPEKNSLRSLRVILRETVFIARLDFDRNPDDEAKALLAACVMSLRRAGTGRNRGRGRLESSLCDAQGNDVSAKHFNRFKSVITANHQGVAQ
- a CDS encoding RAMP superfamily CRISPR-associated protein, whose product is MIMSSAMWSGNASRKIVERIVVEGELILETPAHFGNGDGDDITDMPLLVDTFDGKTPLLTGASITGALRSYLREREHGFRASAHRTSKSVLLLGSLKSDDEGEQSPLIVDDARGINPKIDMRNGVKLNPSSRTAENDALFDMQLWQAGTKFPLRFELAIRATDNAPQIKTSLASALKGFDDGSITLGARKRRGYGRVRVDAWRVKSYSLKTINGLIDWIENGSKPLSVAPTNDINAALGTGDLIDDARRVFQIKATFALDGSLLIRSGSGRDDKEPDMVYLSACQSDGSTRPILSGTSLGGALRARATKIAKSLDRLGNMQTLIDRLFGAEMNKRGNRAIANIANPTASRVTVREEIVKDSKTDLVQNRVSIDRFTAGARDTALFNEQPVFGGEVIVDVQLANPKNEEIGLLLLLLKDLWTGDLPLGGESSVGRGRLKGKKAELIYKTPDTQDGSFQWLLEASANALSIPDEARERLEDYIATFKTHLRGPTNDTRN
- the csx19 gene encoding CRISPR-associated protein Csx19, producing the protein MTREIKSLPAVVKLIPADNITDLKDWLQIQATAYSLIYMLAHADDGVIWGRMNGGQLETSNDAVPSISPPLRLKTLQSVRLFSAQGELLLWRVEEIRYRSRLIHNLQGGETSDWDEAFDEPQLLWGTPDEQLPNGFTLLRDGAQGLRHAVPLQLALNRAINPRLIVRHYLTKENFARVAASRLVNIEA